In Silene latifolia isolate original U9 population chromosome 3, ASM4854445v1, whole genome shotgun sequence, a single window of DNA contains:
- the LOC141648205 gene encoding KH domain-containing protein HEN4-like, producing MTVTFLSLPSKHTMSTKPQPPPIPAGHVSLRILCHASHVGLFIGKSGSSIKPLQLQTGSKIRVEDSPQPGSDHRIILIVGPTSPPFKRVKLHGCPSDVEVSAVQECALRVFEKLLEVSKGGGDGDTVSFRMVIDGSEAGCVIGRGGKTVEMLKRESGAKIRVLLADYLPSSVFPPDQIVEIEGDLLAVKKGLLGVCGCLQQCSQGDKSSNNERKHMESISQPSPHNIHVDPPFPRAPLYAATTSSGPAIVAKPLSFEEQQKQSMTTISNSPMVMRPLSFEVDRPSTTELKPELQEVVFKILCSNDRIGCIIGRGGSIVQALQEESGAHISIGPPFTNCDERVVTVISKEDINSRCSPAQRAVVLIFSRSSEATAVKLHTGSNKGSSMSARLLVPSNQVGCLLGKGGGIVSEMRKATGTFIHIYKGEQVPKCASGDDQVVEIRGQFVNIQDALYQVTSRLRSNLFPRNMTSVSRSQTNTSLTVAANHYERVRELPVGVHHSFAASQSFDGLSIMRQGLDSLNISQRMDHTPLSGSRTSEVALGVNSRSCVNFGRDLGAANGGVEFNSGPAIVKNTTVEILIPEDAISSVYGENERNLTRIRQISGAKVTVNEPSPGTKNRTVLISGTPSETQAAQSLLHAFILTGSS from the exons ATGACCGTTACTTTTCTATCCCTTCCCTCCAAACACACCATGTCCACCAAACCCCAGCCTCCACCAATCCCCGCTGGCCACGTATCACTCCGCATCCTCTGCCACGCGTCCCACGTGGGCCTCTTCATCGGAAAATCCGGTTCCTCCATCAAACCCCTCCAACTCCAGACCGGTTCTAAAATCCGGGTCGAGGACTCCCCTCAACCCGGTTCAGACCACCGTATCATCCTCATCGTGGGCCCCACTTCACCTCCGTTTAAGAGGGTTAAATTACATGGATGCCCTAGTGACGTGGAGGTTTCAGCGGTGCAGGAGTGTGCATTGAGGGTGTTCGAGAAGCTTCTGGAAGTTTCCAAGGGTGGTGGGGATGGTGATACGGTGTCGTTTAGGATGGTTATTGATGGGAGTGAAGCGGGATGTGTTAttggaagaggagggaagactgtTGAGATGTTGAAGAGAGAAAGTGGTGCTAAGATTAGGGTTTTGTTGGCTGATTATTTGCCTTCGAGTGTTTTTCCTCCTGACCAAATCGTCGAG ATCGAGGGGGATTTGTTGGCTGTTAAGAAAGGTCTTCTTGGTGTTTGTGGTTGTCTGCAACAATGTTCACAAGGAGACAAGTCAAGTAACAACGAGAGAAAACATATGGAATCAATTTCACAACCCTCTCCACATAACATTCATGTTGACCCTCCTTTTCCTAGGGCACCACTATATGCTGCTACTACCTCCTCAGGTCCTGCCATTGTGGCAAAACCTTTGTCGTTTGAGGAACAGCAAAAACAGTCCATGACCACTATATCAAATAGTCCTATGGTGATGAGGCCTTTATCATTTGAGGTTGATCGTCCTTCGACCACAGAGTTGAAGCCAGAGCTTCAAGAAGTGGTTTTTAAAATTCTCTGTTCAAATGATCGAATTGGTTGTATCATTGGCAGAGGTGGGTCAATTGtacaagctcttcaagaagagtCTGGGGCTCATATAAGCATCGGACCGCCTTTTACTAACTGTGATGAGCGTGTCGTGACGGTTATTTCAAAGGAG GATATAAATTCAAGATGTTCGCCAGCTCAGCGTGCGGTTGTTCTGATTTTCTCCAGGTCTTCTGAGGCCACTGCAGTGAAATTACATACAGGCTCAAACAAGGGTTCCTCTATGTCAGCGCGACTTCTTGTTCCATCAAATCAAGTTGGTTGTTTGTTGGGTAAAGGAGGTGGTATTGTTTCTGAAATGAGGAAGGCAACTGGGACGTTTATTCATATATACAAAGGTGAGCAGGTGCCTAAGTGTGCTTCGGGAGACGATCAAGTAGTTGAG ATCAGAGGGCAATTTGTCAATATTCAAGATGCTTTATATCAAGTTACTAGTAGACTCCGAAGTAACCTTTTCCCTAGAAATATGACAAGCGTCTCCAGAAGCCAGACAAATACTTCACTAACAGTAGCTGCAAATCATTATGAAAGAGTTAGAGAGTTACCCGTTGGTGTACACCATTCTTTTGCAGCTTCCCAGTCATTTGATGGATTATCGATTATGAGACAGGGTTTGGATTCTTTGAACATTTCTCAGAGAATGGATCATACACCTTTGTCAGGGTCTCGAACATCTGAG GTAGCTCTTGGAGTAAATTCTCGAAGTTGTGTAAATTTTGGCAGGGATTTGGGTGCTGCTAATGGTGGAGTAGAATTTAACAG CGGACCGGCTATTGTAAAAAATACAACTGTGGAGATTTTAATCCCTGAAGATGCTATCAGCTCTGTATATGGCGAGAACGAGAGGAATCTAACGCGTATAAGACAG ATATCTGGTGCCAAGGTTACAGTGAATGAACCATCACCTGGGACGAAGAACAGGACCGTCTTAATATCTGGGACTCCCAGTGAGACACAGGCTGCTCAAAGCCTCCTCCACGCGTTCATCCTTACTGGGTCGTCCTGA